From Actinoplanes oblitus, a single genomic window includes:
- a CDS encoding FliH/SctL family protein — MSSSPDRPVIRGAVAETATAARFATDLKLPDPNDPKLLEEARQQARAAGYAEGWAQGKREAAAAAEAAAARALEAEHQHDHRRSAALAHAVNALGRAVTELENQLMPTFTELQELVLASAFELAEAIVGRNLHDDPERGRDALRRAMTAAPEHGDVRLRLHPDDYATLVADDGAEFDYQGRRITLHPDPGLRPGDAVAETGTATVDATIAAAVARAREALRI, encoded by the coding sequence ATGAGCTCATCGCCTGACCGGCCGGTGATCCGCGGGGCGGTGGCCGAGACGGCCACCGCCGCCCGGTTCGCCACCGACCTGAAGCTGCCCGACCCGAACGACCCGAAGCTGCTGGAGGAGGCCCGGCAGCAGGCCCGGGCCGCCGGCTACGCCGAGGGCTGGGCGCAGGGCAAGCGGGAGGCCGCGGCCGCCGCCGAGGCCGCCGCGGCGCGCGCGCTGGAGGCCGAGCACCAGCACGACCACCGGCGCTCGGCCGCCCTCGCGCACGCCGTGAACGCCCTCGGCCGGGCCGTCACCGAGCTGGAGAACCAGCTCATGCCCACCTTCACCGAGCTGCAGGAACTCGTGCTGGCCAGCGCGTTCGAGCTGGCCGAGGCGATCGTCGGGCGGAATCTGCACGACGATCCGGAGCGCGGCCGGGACGCGCTGCGCCGGGCGATGACCGCCGCGCCGGAGCACGGCGACGTGCGCCTGCGCCTGCACCCGGACGACTACGCCACGCTGGTCGCCGACGACGGCGCCGAGTTCGACTACCAGGGCCGCCGGATCACCCTGCACCCCGACCCCGGGCTGCGGCCCGGTGACGCGGTGGCCGAGACCGGCACCGCCACCGTCGACGCCACCATCGCGGCCGCGGTGGCCCGCGCCCGGGAGGCGCTGCGGATATGA